The Macrobrachium nipponense isolate FS-2020 chromosome 1, ASM1510439v2, whole genome shotgun sequence genome includes a window with the following:
- the LOC135219724 gene encoding uncharacterized protein LOC135219724, whose protein sequence is MASQVNGGEGHVVVDMRSDTITLPSKGMKEAMVSAPLGDDVFIEDPTVLALQDKVAELLGKEAALFVPTGTMGNLICVMNHCRSRGSEVLLGHLSHIHIYEQGGISQLGGVHPRTLRNLPDGTFSLDEMKKFVRKDDVHLPITELVCIENTHNVAGGKALPLHWLDELGATCKALGLPLHMDGARLMNAAAALQVPPSRVVEHCDSVSLCLSKGLGAPIGSVIAGRKDFIVKARRLRKVLGGGMRQVGVIAAAGIYALDHVAPTLQRDHAHARAIAQAVSDTGSKSIFVDLEGVQTNILLIECNPEVLSPAQLATRMSQVTEEEASAIGQRIIARMFQMTDTAVRLVIHCDIRDEDIPLVIAKLKYVIREFDHKKGKAEK, encoded by the exons GGCGGCGAGGGCCACGTAGTCGTGGACATGAGGAGCGACACCATCACCCTGCCCTCCAAGGGCATGAAGGAGGCCATGGTGTCAGCGCCCCTCGGAGACGACGTCTTCATAGAGGACCCGACTGTCCTCG ctCTACAAGATAAAGTGGCTGAATTGCTGGGTAAAGAGGCGGCACTCTTCGTCCCGACTGGCACTATGGGTAACCTAATATGTG TAATGAACCACTGCAGGAGTCGCGGAAGCGAAGTGCTCTTAGGACATCTGAGTCACATACATATTTACGAACAGGGAGGCATTTCTCAA TTAGGCGGCGTCCACCCGCGGACCCTACGGAACCTGCCTGACGGGACATTCAGCCTAGACGAGATGAAGAAGTTCGTCAGAAAGGACGACGTCCACTTGCCCATTACCGAACTCGTCTGCATCGAAAACACCCACAACGTCGCTGGAGGCAAAGCCCTGCCTCTACACTGGTTAGATGAG CTGGGTGCGACCTGCAAAGCTCTAGGCCTGCCCCTCCACATGGACGGAGCCAGGCTCATGAACGCCGCTGCGGCTCTGCAGGTGCCGCCCTCAAGAGTCGTAGAGCATTGCGACTCAGTCTCCCTCTGCCTCAGCAAAGGTCTTGGTGCTCCCATAGGCTCTGTCATTGCTGGGAGAAAGGACTTCATTGTCAA GGCTCGAAGGCTTCGGAAGGTGCTGGGAGGAGGCATGAGACAAGTGGGCGTCATAGCTGCAGCCGGTATATACGCCCTAGATCATGTAGCGCCCACTCTGCAGCGAGATCACGCCCACGCCAGAGCCATTGCACAGG CTGTATCAGATACTGGCAGCAAATCTATATTCGTTGACCTAGAAGGCGTCCAGACGAATATTCTTCTTATTGAATGCAATCCAGAAGTCTTGTCTCCAGCTCAACTGGCGACCAGGATGTCACAG GTGACCGAAGAAGAAGCTTCGGCCATTGGCCAGCGAATCATTGCCCGGATGTTCCAGATGACAGATACCGCCGTGCGATTGGTCATCCACTGTGACATCAGAGATGAGGATATTCCCTTGGTTATCGCAAAGTTGAAATACGTCATTCGGGAGTTTGATCACAAGAAAGGCAAAGCAGAGAAATGA